The window ATCGACTTTTAATCTCCCTTGAGAAGATAAAATAATTGTAATTGAAAACCAAGGTTCCTGATTATTATCAATAAAAACTTGTTTAAGTTGATTAGTTAAATCAAACAATTCATCCTCTAAATCCTCATATATTTCCGTGTCACCATTATACAATTCCATAATATCGTAACAATAAATATATTTTTCCTTTTCTTCAGGTGTATTATAGAAAAAATATACTCCCCCTTCTCCATTCTCTACTTCTCCATTAAAATAAAATGTATCCCATTCAACCGGAATCATTTCATTTACTTTTTCTGCTATTTTTCTATATAAAGAATTCATTTGTTTTTCCACGAATTTAACCTCCTGCTCTATTTGATATTTTCTTACTAATTGGAAGATTATCTCCTATGTTTTTGATACACCCTTTACAAAATCAATGCCTTTAAAGGCCATCTTAACTTTTTTACATAAGCTAATTTTTCCAATTGATGCAACTTTACTAGAAAGAACAATTATACCTATTTCAAACCCAGCTCTATCTATAAATCTCGCTCTTATATTTGCATCTCCGTGGATAAGATTCTTAACAAAAGAATCTCCTATTGCTTCATCAATAGTTGCAAATACTGGAATAGGATTTAAAAACATCTGACCAAGCCCTAGAGTAGTCCTTATTTGATGTCTACACATATCATATATGCCTGTAACCACTTCATTTACACTATCACCAATACCACCTAAGAGATTTGCTGCCGCAAGTACACTACCCATAAGTTCTAGTAGGTTAATAGGAAAATCTTTATAATCTTTTTCTGATAAACTTCCTTCAAAGTAAACTCCTAAATAAGACCTTTCATGTCCTTCAAAAGATATTTTTAATATTTTTTCTATTTCATTTATCACTATTGCATAAGTTATATAGGCACTTTTTATATAATTCGCTAGCTTTTTATTCTTTCTATCATT is drawn from Tepidibacter hydrothermalis and contains these coding sequences:
- a CDS encoding immunity protein YezG family protein, producing MEKQMNSLYRKIAEKVNEMIPVEWDTFYFNGEVENGEGGVYFFYNTPEEKEKYIYCYDIMELYNGDTEIYEDLEDELFDLTNQLKQVFIDNNQEPWFSITIILSSQGRLKVDFDYAKWENSEFGPTDIMKFWQKKYLKIEPKNENDRNKIKKIEQFIEESNN